The Apostichopus japonicus isolate 1M-3 chromosome 3, ASM3797524v1, whole genome shotgun sequence region ATCCCAACCCTGGACCGAATGGGTGACGAGGATGGTATGGGTGATGAAGATGGTGTCTTGGTCGGTGATGATGGTGCGGAGGATGGTGCCATGGCGGTGGAGGTGGGGGATGCCATGCGTGATGATCGATAGTATAGTTGTATTCCTCAGTAGGGGACAGAACGGTAGGTTGTAGGTTGTAAAGTTTCACTCACTATGGCATCAAGAGTTTCCTCTAAACTTAATTCTTTAGATTCGTCGTTGTTTTGGGTTTCATCTTCATAATGGCCGACGCCAGTGTAGTTTATTTCTTGAACTGACTCCACTTCGTTGGCGGTAGACACGTGACCATTTGTATCCGGTTGTAATTCCTGGCTGATATTTGTTGTTTGCGCTGACGAGTTACTGCTCTCTTCAACTACACTGGCAGGATTCCTCAGTTCACCTATTAAAGTACTAACTTCAGCAGATGGTTCAAATTCAAGGCCTAGCCCATTAAGAGAATCTTCTAGCTCAATATTTTCCAACTCGATTCGAAGTTCCTCCAGTTGCGATAACAGATTACTAGTTTTCGGAACGTCCTCGCTATTTTCTGATTTTATAGCTTCTTTGACGGACGCTTCAATCTCCTTGAGGCGGGATTTTGTTTCAGCAGCACTGTCCAACACACGATTGATCAGACGCAGTTTCCTTGCTTCCGTCATACGTAATCTACTGAGCATAGCCGTTTTCTCTGCCGCGATTCTTTCCATCGCCTCGGCGGCACGTTGTGTGATGGCATCTTCCGCAGAAGCGGCTTCGCGTTTTACTCGCTGTGACGCTCTCCGCGCTCTGTCCTCTGTTTCGCCGCAGCGCGCGTGCTCCTGAACTGATTGGACGGCTTGAAGTTCAAGAGTCTCGTGGACATCTAACTCTGCCTCCGTTGCATCTACTAGGTCGTGACCATTGTGTTTGTTCCTTGTTGTACAAGACATACATTGAAACACTTTACACGTACGGCAGTACATAGATAGCCCATTTGTATGCGTAGAGCATCTAGTTTTACTTATCTTCCTCGTTAGCGTCCTTTTAGCTGTGGTTAATGATCCTGATGcatcttttgtttcaatttcgCCGAGTTCATCGTGTAGACTTTGGAGCAAGAAATCAGTCGGCAATGCCTTGATACCACCAGGAGATAACGTGATAGTTGTTCTGCAGATTGGACAGCCAAAACGTTCACCTTTCTGCTGCGCTGCCATCTTACATTGCTCAAGACAATTCCTACAAAAGCTGTGTATGCAAGGTAACATTTTTGGCTCACTGTAGGTGCTTCTGCATACAGCACAGTTCAAAAACTCATCTCCTAGTTCCTTTACAACATTTGACGCCATATTGATAAAATAATGATCAATCCGACCAGATAAGATTTGTCCACTCTGATGCACTAGGAACAATTGGATGTCACTTATATGTTAGCGCTGTGCGGTCCTAAACTCTTTGCACAGGGTCCGAAGCAAGTCCGGCAGAAGTTGTTGGTTAAACTGCGGTTCGAGTCCCATCACAGTTATAGCTTGAGGCCGTGTTGTTGAATAACCTGTTGCAAATATAAGAGAATGGATCTGATATCTTCATCATTTCAGTTACAAACTGATGACTAGGCTACAATCTATAAATACCGTGCGGCCGACCggttcataaaaaaatacaacaaatgtAACATATATCGTAGGCCTACCTCTTGTTCGACGTAACGCATTGCAACATTTCACTGTTACAGTTCCAACCAATGTAATCCATTGAGCTTGTGTTGTATCAACAGGTGTGCTGGGCATTAGTTTACGAGGAAAAGTCTATTCAGAATGTACAACACAACTACGTTTTATTCATTGTTTACAATACACCAACCTTTGTTCAAGTGCACGCCGGGTGGTTTTCCAGTTGATATCAAGGCCACAGTACAAACTGTGCGTACAGTCGGTTTCTTAATATGTCAAGTAAGCCAACTGAACGAGTGATCGACGGGAAGTCTGCTTGTATCTTTCGGTCTTTTGACATTTTCTACTTGATCTGTCAGGAGGAGATGCCGATGTTTACTAATAAGTTCCTATCAACCGACGAAAATATCGAGTCTTTACTACCATACATATAAAATGTACCTTTGTAACCTCGTGCAATAGTAGGATTGTGTATGGCACGATTCATACATGAGGtagtttgtgtgtatgtgtgtgtgggattCCGCCTCCGGATTACTCACTTTTCAAGTACAAAAAGAATTGATTTTGCTTTTGTTGTGATTCGACCGAGTTTGGCTCAGGTGAACTAACTCGCTTTCATTGAACAATGTTTCTATAAACTGCGAAAAAGAATTCGACAAACTGAGGTGTTACCTTCACTATAAAGagataaattgataaaatgttTAAGTCATCCTTCAAAAACAATTCATTTCTGAAATGGGACGAATTCTTGGCATTTCTACACAGCTACGTACATTTGCGTCCGCCATTTAATGCTCTGTACCGCCCTGTGTAGACACGCCTTTCGCAGAGTGATCGaagtatgttgtttttttttccctgggTTGTCATGTCATCCTGTGCGATTTGAGAGTCTATAAGGCAATACATTGCACAATGTATTGCATGTCAGATACTCGAAAACCGTGCTATAAACTGTCTTGATCCATTATCTGTTATATCCTCTTGAGGCATCCGTCGATTTTCATACAAGTAGAGAAAACGATACTTCAAGAACTTACCAAAGTAATTGCAATTTTGGTTTGAAAATACGCTATATGATGAAACAAACtttatagtttatatagtttATAATACTTCTAACaattttacatggaatgctgATATAACTATGGGCGGTCAAAGACTACAACAAGTCAAAAGTACTAGGTTTTAGGCATTTATATTGATCATAAACTCAAGTGGTGTGACCACattacaactgtctgtaaaaaagttgcaaaaaacggtgttttagctaagcttaagcattatctgccacaacacatattaaaaATTCTCTATCAGATATTAGTCCTGccacatattacgtattgttgtaacatatggtctggtacttgatataccaatctgaatcccatttatattacacagaagagagcagtctgccatataacacatgccaaaccacgggaccacacaaatcctctttttaagcGTTCTAGGTTGTTAAAaactgatgacattattagggttaatcttgctacatttgcttataaggcatggaatggactgttaccaaatgcttttaatgactacttaataagtaacagtgatattcatcattacaataccagattttcaggcaatgcacattataacagaTATAATTCTACAATAgggatgttatcactaaggGAACGTACAATCAAAACTTGGAATTCTCTATCAGTCGCTATTACAAATAAACCCTCTGTAAAATCATTCAACAAATAATTGCACTTTATTAATCGAacatgttcatattttctttaacattttgttttctttttccttttctttacagggagtcctctactttgttaagccatctgaaggttttttagaggacttcctatcacattgtaCATATTCAcgttatgaaaaaaataaatcaatccaTCAATATGTGTGTAACTGTCAAAATAAATCCATTTATTAAGGGTGAAATTTTGGCGTAGCATCACACGTCGTTTGTAACAGTGGTTTACTGGTTAAAAGGAGAGGGAAACGTTATTCAGCACCGCCCGCATCATAAAAAGGTATCATAAAATATGGATGCAAAGAGACCAGGATCGGAGAGGACTTCTATGTTACAGGGGTCAAGTCAAATAGAAGCAGGAACTACTTAGTTATTCTATAGtgcaaaaaaatatgaatacaatatGATTATTGAAAAACtcatatatttgatatttattattgCAAATTAAGCAGGTTACACAGGCAGCgtgatgacaatgatgattGCGATTAAATCATAGGTGGACAGATAAACTTTCTTGGTTATCAAAACCAAAACTatttaacaacaaaattacTACATCACAATTGAACTTTTTCTTCGATATGGCGTCATCAAGTGGTTTTATATAATTTCAATAGTTCGTAATGTATATGATTCAATGTTACCTTTGCGgttacacagaaataaaacGATAATAAAACTATACGATATAAAAATTTTGAATAGCTTCTGTTAGATGATTCCCAGCATGTCGTCGTTTCTATCTGACACTAAACATCATATCAGGCATCTGAGTAATTCCATCTTCTTTCCGAGTAATGTTGTTCATTAACATATAACAACAAGTATACATGAACGTTACCATGGAGTTGTTCCATGGACATAATATTTTCGAATAGtgtaatacttttttttaaatcgaaacaaaaatgaaacactACTCTTGATGCATTATCTTCGTTATACGGTAAACTTTATAGAAATCCATCATATATCTGTTTAAATATGAAACGCATTTAAGGACCCCTATTTTCAACTGGACACGAGGGCTTTAAGTTAACCGAAGTTTGACTCAAGTAAATATGAACAACAAAATCATTGAAACAAACGGATAATTAACACTGTTATATGAGTGACCAGTGCTCTCATTATAATCCTATGggaggtaggcctatatagtttaGTGTTTGCGTGAATTTCAATATTGGAAATACCTCTGCATTGTTTTATGAACTTATAATGAAAAAGCAATTCCCAAGCAGTGATATCGTCAAAGTATTTCAATGCAGATTTAATATTACACTGCAATATATCTCCTACCCAACCTATTGAAATAGTTTTAAACATTGTTATTGTATACCTAATAAACACTGACGATTCAAAAGAGCGCGTATCTAAATTACAAATTTTTCTAtagcaatagttgaaaaaaaatagtttcCTCGAATAAATCAGAGGTGAAAATGTCAGCCAATTGCAAGCTAGGGCTCTACTTCACTCACTTAAATTTAATGCCATAGCGTGTAGCTCCATCGTGGTTACATAATCAAGGTATGTTCAATTATTCAGTTATATGACTCTTCTTTTTAGAGAGATGGGTGGGCAGAGAAATTTAGAGAGAGAGCGGTGGAGATAGTTGTATAACTTCTAGTCTAACCCGTACCACGGCTTGCAAGTTAACCGCACCGTGTATTATGCGTAGACTGATACACCATGTTCTCATGATATAGTTCGATGTATGCTTGCAAAGCTTCGTTTCTTGAGgtataaaacaaatgaaagagcAGTTGGTACATTTtggcaagaaaaaaatgtgtacCATGCCCAATGCGCACCATGAATTTGCAGTTATATTTTACAAATTGGATCAAGGCTATGCCTCACCAGACTTGCACAATGACACATGCACACTGCAGTTGAGTCActtaaaatatcacaaaaggtGATTGTCGAAAAAATTGTCATCATTGTTATGTGCCAAATGTTTGCATGATTCATACAAACCTAATGCAAATGCATGAGAACATATATAACGAAAGCTCCATTTCCCCTTTAAGTATATCGTATCCATTTTTAACACAATTATCAAGCTATGACTCTCAAAAACTGTCTACATCTGATCTCCAGCTTTACCAAACCTAACAAGtaaataacttaaaataaaattgcaaactTGACAAATTAGGTAATAAGGCAAATATACTAGGCTTTTAAACCAATGTAAGTTGAATGATTGAGAAAGTAGCCTTATAGGATATAGATTTTTTCAACAACATCCGaatattaagaaagaaaaaggagcAAGAACCAACATTTCCTTTGTTAACTTTTGGTGGCCCAACAATGAACAATAGGTTAATATAATGACTCAACAATAGAAGAACATTTTCCctaaatttgcaaaatatctgACGTTGCCAAATAATTTCTAAATGCGTTCCTGGTTAACAACGTAACCGTTGTACGTGATTATGTAATGATTATGTAGTGATGAATGATTATTAACCTATAGTATCCAGACAGTAAGAAATTTACACCGAGAGTATATATCTCTGAGTTGATACAAGTAGTTACTTGTTACATGGTTTTATTGTTCCATTGGACTGCAAGGTACAATCCTCCTCGGGGCAGGAATAGGTGGCAACGGACGATGCTCGACTGGTTTAGGTGGATAAAGACGTTCCAATTTCCGATGAGCTGGCTGAGGCTTAAAATTCTCTTTTGGAATAGATGTTGTGACTTGTTGAacttcatcgtcatcgtcgttcTCACTGTGATTCGGTAATTCTTCATTCTCTCCTTCGGTCTGTTGATTCAGATCTTCAGGTATTCTGTTGTAATGCGACGGTAACTGATTCAGGTCAGCAACAGTGTGTCTGTATTCCAGTTTTCGTTGACTTGAGGTTTCATCCTTCTCTCTTAGTTTAACTTCTTCTTTTGCTGCCAAGTTCTCCGATTCAACCGAATTCAATTCTCCAAGGACTGGTCTGACACTCCCATAAGGAACAAATGTGGTACCAATAGTAAGAAGAGAACTCTCTAGTCGTAACTTAGCTGTGGTTTTACTTTCTTGAACTGCAGGCGCGTGATATGGATCTTCACTTGGGATTTCCGGGAGTTGCCGACTCTGAATTTGGTTGCGCTGAATCCTTGAGACTTTGTTCGCACAGTCAAGAGCCTGCCTTATTGTCTGCAATTTCTTAGCTTCAATAAGGGTTAGGTTTTTCAATAACATCAACTTTTCCTCCTCGATTTTCTTGATGACCTGTGCAGCACGATTATTAATCTCCTCCATCAGATATGAAGCTTCATCTCTTACCGAGTGCATCGCTCGTTGACAAATTTCTTCCGTTTGACCGCTGAGATGTTGCTGCTGAAGAACGGAAAAAAAGATGTCGTTCGACTCGGAGAGTTGCTCATCGTCACTATCGAATTGCTCATTTATATCTGTGGCTTCAATTAAAACATGTCCTCTGTGTTCCTTGTTATTTCTACACATCAGACATTGAAATACTTCACAAGTCTTACAGTAGACAGAACCACTCGGATGCTTTAAGCAACGAACTTTCTTCATGCTGCCTATGGAAACATCAATGCGACTGGCAGATGACACTGGACGCCTCTTAGCGGCTAGGCGAAGATGATTCCGTTTCACATCCTGTTTGGGTTTTCGCAGTGCAGGATCAGGTTTAAGCGTCGATACAAAATAATTGTCCTGAAGGGCGTTAATCTTGTCTTTGTTTAGAGAATGAGGAGTCTTACAGTGTGGACAACTGAATGGTACAGATTGACGTTGTGCAGAACGAACGTTGTCAACTAGACACTTTTTACAAAAGGTATGGATGCATGGCAAGATCTTAGGATCAACGAACCCTAGTTTACAAATGCCGCAGGTACTTTCAACTATATTAGCCCTTCCTTCCATGGCAAAACGTTTTGTTTGTACCACCATCGAGATATATCCGAAACAGAAACCCTGTTTAATGTAGCCTGAGACCGTCTCTGcagtatagtttttttttttttaataggaaAGTTAATCGAAATGAGTTCCTGTAGCTTGCATGTCCTACATACGATGCACCATAATTTATGTTTTCCGTTTACCAAGATGTAAATGTTCAAACCAGGCAATGAATTTCCCCGTTCCTTTCCAATGTTACGTGTATACGATGTTGAATAATCCAGTGCTTCGTAATCTTGTACACCTTTCGATATAACGCGATATCCTGCAAGTAACAAACTAAGTACCAGCTACTGTATAGTAAGTAACCTTACCACAAAAGGGTAATAGGGTGattgcaaatatataatataatagctGGCCTCCGTGTGGAAACTGGCattgaatgaaaacaataatcATCTCAACGCATGGTTGATTTTATTGATACAGTACATACTGATATAATAAGACTAAAATACCATCGCTTGCACTCCTACAGAAGTGACGTAGACCTACGTGGCTCAACAAAAGAGGCTTCCGGAGAAAATATCGGACGGACTATATTTAGAAGGTTGTGATTCATATGTTGGGGTTGCTAAGGGCTGTCTAAAATAGTGATAACAACCTAGATTGACATATTTGTATGGTTCCGAAAGAAACGAAGAGGCACACAAATTTAATACTAGTTTttgcaaaacaaaactttttgaCAGAAATGGTGACATAAGTAATTAAACTATATTGTAACGCCACCCGAGCGACAGCTATGAAATATGACGTCAGTGCAAGGAAGGGTAGGTTTCTGTGTGTGGTAAGGGGATGGGTAGTGGTATGCATGTGTGGGTTTATATTGGAAGGGGTATGAGGGAATGAGTAGGGCTATGATTGCAGAGTAAAGGTAAAGGTAGGGGTATAGGGATGAATAGGGCTACATATGGTATGTGCATCGGTATAGAAGAGAATAGCTGGGGAAATCATTCTGATGTGGGATATTTCAGTGTTTCAGTTATGCAGTTGATTCCGCTAGTACATTTTAGGCGAGCAGGTACaaaaatgacccaaaaaatACAACTAATACAACTGAGTGCACATGCATGATACGACATTAAGTTGCAATGGTTATACACAGCAAAATATTAGCGGAGCTCCGTAGGTGTTGGTTAACTGTAAAATATCAACAGTCGCTAACTAAATGCAAAATACAGTTTTCTCGGGGCGCTATTGCTACGCCCTGTGTAATTTCACAACTCATGCTGACCATGCCACACCGCATCTGCGCTATGAATAGCAGCTGCTAGATGTCTAGCACAACCGCTACGCAACACACCTGTTCGTGTCTCTGTGTCAAATGAACTCTCTATAACATATTCAAAGTCAATATAACATTACCCGACGTAAACTTGTTATTGCAGATTTGCCACTCGCTAACGGTCTGACAACACAGACATctcacttaaaggcattgaagactcgcgtaCAAAGAAGCGTCTCATGCCGTAATCTGACCTATTTTCGAATTAtatgtaacagaagtgttagacaccaccatcgatcccagaaaatacacacgcagcttgctaccatcggcaattaaaaacttgtgcacagtcaatacatgcagctacggtcgatacccacaacacagtgtacatagtaGCGATGCCGatatctcaggtctagataaaagataactaggtatcacgttccattactgtctgcattttgtagcgacacgaaaaaaaaacttcacttgcaagccgaacggaaagttaacttttttagatggtggcacgcggtttggggcgagtcttcaatgcctttaattaaaaaagatgaagaaatcTTTTATTTGAAACACATATAAACCAACACGGTAAAAGAAGCACATGCCGGGTTCGGGTCCCTTATTCTTCTTGTACCTTGTTCTTTTCATGAGAAAacaattttgttctttattcGTTTAATTGGTTAAGAACGAAGTGCAGTCATTTCTCTGTCATACATGAAGACATGAAGACAGACCATTACAATTTAATTGTCTTTCCAggctttatatttgtttttctaaCCAAGTTTTATAGGACCACTCCATGCtctgtttaatattttcttgAAGTCACTTGATCATATATCTCCTTTGTGACACTGTGTTGAGTAATATCACT contains the following coding sequences:
- the LOC139965463 gene encoding uncharacterized protein, which produces MASNVVKELGDEFLNCAVCRSTYSEPKMLPCIHSFCRNCLEQCKMAAQQKGERFGCPICRTTITLSPGGIKALPTDFLLQSLHDELGEIETKDASGSLTTAKRTLTRKISKTRCSTHTNGLSMYCRTCKVFQCMSCTTRNKHNGHDLVDATEAELDVHETLELQAVQSVQEHARCGETEDRARRASQRVKREAASAEDAITQRAAEAMERIAAEKTAMLSRLRMTEARKLRLINRVLDSAAETKSRLKEIEASVKEAIKSENSEDVPKTSNLLSQLEELRIELENIELEDSLNGLGLEFEPSAEVSTLIGELRNPASVVEESSNSSAQTTNISQELQPDTNGHVSTANEVESVQEINYTGVGHYEDETQNNDESKELSLEETLDAIVSETLQPTTYRSVPY
- the LOC139965461 gene encoding probable E3 ubiquitin-protein ligase MID2 translates to MVVQTKRFAMEGRANIVESTCGICKLGFVDPKILPCIHTFCKKCLVDNVRSAQRQSVPFSCPHCKTPHSLNKDKINALQDNYFVSTLKPDPALRKPKQDVKRNHLRLAAKRRPVSSASRIDVSIGSMKKVRCLKHPSGSVYCKTCEVFQCLMCRNNKEHRGHVLIEATDINEQFDSDDEQLSESNDIFFSVLQQQHLSGQTEEICQRAMHSVRDEASYLMEEINNRAAQVIKKIEEEKLMLLKNLTLIEAKKLQTIRQALDCANKVSRIQRNQIQSRQLPEIPSEDPYHAPAVQESKTTAKLRLESSLLTIGTTFVPYGSVRPVLGELNSVESENLAAKEEVKLREKDETSSQRKLEYRHTVADLNQLPSHYNRIPEDLNQQTEGENEELPNHSENDDDDEVQQVTTSIPKENFKPQPAHRKLERLYPPKPVEHRPLPPIPAPRRIVPCSPMEQ